GCGCAGTGGCAGCGTGACGAAACGCAGAACCAGCGCCGCCAGATGGCCGAGATGAAGCAGAACGGCCAGCAGCCCCAACCCATCCAGCCGCAGCAGAATCGTGCGCTGGAAGCGAATGCCAAGGCCGAGGCCAAGCTTGCAGAAGCGATGGAAAAGTTTTCTCCAAAGGTCGCCGAAGCACGGCAGAACCTCGAGGCCATGACCCCGAAGCTCAGCGAGCTGGCGAAGAATACCGCCTCCCAGCTGCAGCGCTCCCAGGAGCGAACGCAGCAGGCCGCACAGAATGCTGGGAACAACGAGCAGAGCCCCCAGGAAACCTCGGAGAAGGCGAACGCACTCATGCCCCAGGCGAAGGAGGACGCGCAGAAGCTTGCGGACCTGCAGGCCGCGCTGCGTCAGGAGGCAGACAAGGCTGATCTGAACAATGAACTGCAACGCCAGATGGCACGCACGGCGGACGTGGGTCTTGCCCAGATGCGCCAGCAGACGCCCCAGATTCAGCAGAACCTGCAACAGGCCGCGAATGCCTCGCAGGCGCCTCAACAAGCCCAGTCCCTGCAGAACGCCGCGAAAGCACAGCAGCAGACGGCGGACGGACTGAAGCAACTCGCGGAGAACCTTCAGAAGATGGAGAAGGGCGAGATGCTCGCACAGGATGCGCTCGCCGCGCAACAGGCCCTGGAGAAGGCCATGAACATCCAGCAGCCCCTGGATGAAGCGTACAACGAAGCCCAGAACATCGCTGAACTCATGGAGGCCGCCCAGGGTGACCCCAAGAAGGCGCTTGAGGCACTGGAGGCGGAACTGCAGAGAAATCCGCAGATGCAGCGCGCGCTCGGCGCCCTCGCCGCGCAGACGGCACAGGATTCCCAGCAGCAGCTCGCGCAGGCGCAGAACCAGCCTTTCATGACACAACCCGCCACGGAGTCAGAGGCGCAGGATCTTGCGCGTGTCGCACGGCATGAGGACCGTCTCGGCCAGCAGGAGGCCGCGAAACAGGTCGCGCAAGCCAGCAAGCAGCTGCAGCAGATGTCTGATGCCGCCAAGGCCGACCCGGGCAAGAACACGCCCCAGGCTGCCCAGGCCGCCACGCAAACGGCGCAGAACGCACAGCAGGCCGCCGCGCAGGCTGCGAAGGCTCAGGCCCAGACCATTCCCCCACCCTCCAACTTCATGAACGCTGCGAAGGCCTCCATGCTGGCCCAAGCCCTGGATCAGCTCGACCAGACGGTGAATGCGAAGCAGGCAGAGATGGCCCAAGGGCAACAGCAAGGCCAGCAGGGTCAGCAGCAGCAAGGGCAACAACAAGGCCAGCAACAGGGGCAGCAGCAGGGACAACAGAGTGGCCAGCAGCAGTCCGCCCAACAGGGTGCGCAGCAGAGTCTCGCCCAGGCGAGCCAGGCCCAGGCACAGAGCATGGCCCAGGCGCGCGCGCAGGGCATGGTCCCAGGACAGCAGCCCGCTCCGGGCAAGCAGATGGCCCAACAAGAGGGCATGAACCAGGACGGCCAGAACAGCCAGGCTCCGCAGGACCCGAGCGGCAAGCTCTCCATGACACAGACGAATCTGAACATGCCTGTGCTCAGCGTGGAGCAAGGCGGCGACTGGGGCCACCTGCCCAGCCGCATGGCGAAGGATCTCACCGAGGCCTCACGCCAGGAGCCCTCGCCGGAATACCGTGCAGCGATCGAGAGCTACTACAAGGCGATTGCGGAGAAGGCGAAAAAGTAGCGGCGGCGGAGAAATGGCACCGTGGCGAAGTTTTCCCTTGCAGTGATGGAAGAGCCTCCTTCATAACACCCGCGGAAGAATGCCGCTGCCTGGCGCCTGTCACTCCGGCAGGCCCATCCTACAGCCTCCGCAACTACGAATCATTCCATCATGAAAATTCTCAAAACCACGTTTCTTGCCGCCTTCATCCTCCCGGCGGCCCTGCTTCACGCCGAGCCTTCCGCCGAAAACCTGGCGGCCGCCAAGAAGCTCGCGGATACCATCAATCTGAAAGAGCAGATGGACGCGGGATTCGCGGCGATGATGCCGATGGTCGACCAGCTCTCGCAGCAGCTCAAGCTTGATGCGGCGGGCAAGGCGGAACTGGTCCAACTCTACAAGGACTGGTTCGAGAAGGACCTGGATCAGGCAAAGATGATGGGCAACATCGTCACCCTCTACGCGGAAACATTCACCGTTCAGGAACTGGATGGACTGCGCGACTTCTACCAGACGCCACTTGGCAAGAAGGCGCTGAAGGTCCTTCCCGAAATCATGCAGAAGGGTGCTCAGCTGGGCATGGACGAAGCCAAGACCAAGGAGCAGGCCCTCATGACCCGGCTGAATGCGTTCATTGAAAAGCACAAGCCCAAGAACTAGGACGGTCTGCTTTTCATCTTTTGGAAATGAAGCGGGGGCAGAAATGCCTCCGTTTTCTTTTGGAGTGGCGGCATCGTCGCCTTTTCATGAACTCTCCATCTTCCACCGTCGCGGCATTTCACCAGGGCTGAGAGCGACCATCCCCTCCTTTGAATGCGCCATCGAACGGTGCACGTACGCAAGTGATATTCATTCTCCTGCTTGCCACGAAGAACGTCAGGCACAGGAGGTGGAGCGTGGAGGATGGGGTGGACGAAGGCCCTCTGGGCTTTCCTCGCTTTCGGTACATGCCTGACGCATCTGTCTACCGCACAGGTGGCGGGCAGCACCTCCCCCTCTTTTTTCGCTGGCCGTGGAAGGATGATGGGCGGATGCTGCGATCTATCCTTGCCTGCTTTGAGCGTGCTGTTGAGTGCCTCACAGGTCGGTTTTGACAGAAGCGCAATGAACATGCTCCCCCACTCTCTCCAAAAGCGCGCGACGCGTTTCCTTGTATCCGTCCTTGGAGCGGGATTGTGTGTCGGGTCCTCCCTGCCATCTCAGGCGCAGGCTCCAGGCGACGCTGAGGCGCCGCCCATTTCGCCGGCGGTGAAGCAGAGTGTGGATCGCGCCGTGGCGTGGCTCCTCCAGCAGCAGCGGGCGCAGGGCTGCTACCTGGATGAGAATCGCGGTGATGCCGTGCCGCAGCACAGCGGGGCCATCACCTCGCTGGTGATCATGGCCCTGAGCAGCGTGGGTCACATGCCCACGGATCCCACGCCGGAGGGGCGCTCGCTGAATCGCGCCCTGCGTTTCATGGTGGACAATGTGGTGCCCACGGACACGGGCTACCTCGGGCAGGCGGACCGCTCCCGCATGTACGGACACGGCATCATGTCCCTGATGTACGCGGAGATGGTGGGGCAGACGCTGGATGATGAGATGGACAAGAAGATCCGCAGCCGCCTGCAACGCGCCGTCGATGTGATTATGCGCTCGCAGGATGTGGTGAAGAGCGAGGCGAACCGCGGCGGCTGGCGTTACGAGCCGGGCAGCAGTGACTCCGACATTTCCGTGAGCGTGTGGCAGGTGATGTCCCTGCGCGCCGCAAAGAACGCGGGACTGGATGTGCCCAAGGAAGCCATCGACAAAGCCGTGGAATACATCAAGCGCAGCTACCGCAGCGATCGCAATCCGGACGGCACACCGAAGAACATGGAGGCGGCCTTCAGCTATGAGCCCTACGGCGGCCGGCAGACCTTCTCCACCACGGCGGCGGGCATCCTCTCCCTGCAGGTGTGCGGTGAGTATGAGGCACCGGAGGTCATCGGCGGCGCGAACTTCCTGATGAAGAATCCGCCCGCACCAAGCGAGGCATGGTTTTTCTACGGCACGTACTACTACGCACAAGGCATGTACCAGCGTGGTGGCGAGCAGGCGGCCGTGGCCCGGCAGAAGACGGAGCAGATGCTGCTGGAACTGCAGCAGCCGAATGGCTCGTGGCAGCCGCGCAACGGGAATGAACGCAGCGCAGGCCCAGTCTATGCCACAGCACTGGCGCTGCTGAGCCTCTCCGTGCACCACCATTTCCTGCCGATTTATCAGAAGTAGTGGCGGCGCCCCCGGGCGATACACACAAGGCATGGGCACTGCCATGAATGCACGGTGGCCCGATGCGGCACTGTCTGGACAAAGTTATACCAGGACGAGTTGAAAACAGGTCTCTAAACGCGACGAACTTACCCAGCGCGTTGCGGCAGGCCCAAGGAACGGGAACGCCTCGTTCCCGTCAGCGGTCACCATGCTTGGTGATGTTGCGTGTCGAGTGCCCCCGTGTTCCAACAGAGTTCTTTGGCGGATACACGCCCTAAACCCTTTCACCCACGGGAACGAGGCGTTCCCGCTCCTTGGGCCTGTGCCACCTCCGTGTGTCTATGGATACGCTCGTCGTATGAACCATTTCAGGTAGTCCGACGTCTCATGCATAGACTCGGTTTCAACTTCCTTCGGTATTACTCGAAGCCAATGGTCATCGGATTCAGGCCCACCGCAATTTGGGATTTCCAATCCCATGAAAGGATGGTGAAATCTGCCGCATTCCTTCATGAAGCGCAGACTGCTGATCCTCTCCACGATCACGTGCCTCACGCTGCTTGCCTTGGTGCCGCTGGCCATGTCGGCATGGGCGCTCTCCATCCTGAGGGCGGAGGAAGGCCACCGCACGAAGGTCGTCTGGGGTGTTCCGAAGCCGCTCCAACAGCAGTTCTTGAAGAAATTCATCGCGCCCAAGAACTTCAAGTGGCGGCCGTACTCATTGACCATCGGTGGCTCTGTAAGCAACGCTGAACAACTGGCAGCGGCGCTCCCGTGGTTGCCGGGGACAGTGAAAAAGATGACCATCCTCATCCATGATGATGCGGATGCCCTCAAGGTGTACCACGCCTCCATGCAGCTCGATGAACTGGAACATTTCGCATTCACGGGCGCGGAGCTGGACCCGAAATCCATCGCGGAACTCAAGCGGCTGCCGCAACTGAAGACATTGACGCTCCAGTGGGCACCGGATGATTTGCGTGAGTTTCCCAAACTGCCCGCATTGGAGCATGCCTTTCTGAGTGTGAAAACGGTGAAGCCCGAGTCACTGGCCAGGGTGTATGCCTGCCCGAAACTGAAGCGCCTGCAGATTCTGGGAAAGTCCATGACCCTGGCAGAACTGCAGGCCTTTGACTGGCGGCACTCCTCCCTTCAGGAACTGATCCTGGGAAGCGTACAGGCGACGGATGCCGAGCTCGGAGCCCTGTTGGCAGACATCAAGAAGCAAGCACCAACCCTGAAGGTCCTGTACATGAACAATGGTCCCAAGAAGAAGTAGGACGTTTGGGTGACGTCGACGAAGGCCCTCGGGGCTTCCCTTCCCTGCTCCATTCTCGGCGGGTGGGGTATGGTGTGATGCCAGCCCTGCAGAGGGGGACTCACCGGCTCTTTTTGGTGCTGGGGGAAAGTGGATTATGGGTACCCATCCATATTTTTTGACGGCAGGGACACTGAAGACATTTCCACCGCAAAAGGTATTGAACTTCAAAAGCTTACGTGAAGTTCAGGCACACTCGTTTCGAGTCCAAATCAGCGAGTGAAACGTTAAAGCTGCTCCCAGCATGAACTTTTTTAAGCCCTAAGGCGGCAGTTGGCACGCCCCCTGCTTTCTGCGTCTCCGTTCTCGTTCGGCGTCACGCTCTTCCGCGGGGTCTCCGGCAGGCATCACGAAGACAATACATCACACCAACCTATGATTCGAACTCACATCCTTGGAAAAACCCAGCTCGTGGCGCTCGCTGCTGCTGCGATCCTTACGGGTGGCAGCTGGCTTTCGGCGCAAGACGCGCCGGCGCCTGCCCCGGCACCCGCCCCTGCTGCTGCTGAAGCCGCCGCTCCCGCGGAACCTGCTGACCCCACCTTGGAACAGCGTGTGGCTGACATCGAAGCATACATGAACAACGTCCAGCGTCCGACTGATCCTCCCGCTGGCGAAGAGCGCAAGGTGAAGTCCAACATTCCTGGACCTGGACCTGGCCACAATGCCTGGCAGATGACGAGCTCGGCCCTCGTGCTCTTCATGACCCTTCCGGGCCTGTTCCTGTTCTACGGCGGTCTGGTGCGCAGGAAGAACGTCCTCTCCGTGATCGCCCAGTGCATGGGCATCGCGGGTCTGGTCGCCATCCTCTGGTGGGCCGTTGGTTACAGTCTCTCCTTCGGTGGCACGGGCAAGTTCCTTGGTGATACCAGCATGGCCTTCCTCAAGGGTGTGGAACCCGGCAATACCGGTGCTGGCTACTGGTGGATCTCGGACGTGATGTGGTGCATTTTCCAGCTCACCTTCGCGATCATCACTCCTGCTCTTATCATCGGCGCCATCGCTGAGCGCATGAAGTTCATCTCCGTGCTGATCTTCGTGGCCATCTGGATGTTCGCTGTGTACTTCCCCTTCGCCCACATGGTATGGAGCACCTCCGGCTTCATGTGCGGTCCGCTGAACAAGGAAGCCACCATCAAGGCCATCGACTTCGCTGGTGGTACCGTGGTGCACATGACCTCCGGTTGGAGCGCCCTGGTGCTCTGCCTCATCCTCGGACCCCGCAAGGGCTACGGCAAGGAGCCAATGCCTCCGCACAGCATGGTGCTCTGCGCCATCGGCACCGGCATGCTCTGGGTTGGCTGGTACGGCTTCAACGCGGGTTCCGCGCTTGGTGCTGACGCCATCGCCTCCAACGCCTTCGGCACCACCACCTTCGCAGCGGCTACCGCTGGCTTCACCTGGGGTGTGCTTGAGTGGATTCTCCGTGGCAAGCCCTCCGTGCTCGGCTTCTGCTCCGGCATCGTGGCTGGTCTTGTGGTCATCACTCCTGCCGCTGGCTTCGTGACCCTGACCTCCTCGGTCATCATGGGCGTGCTCGCCGGTGTGGTTCCCTTCATCGCGTGCATCTTCATCAAGAAGGCTCTTGGTTATGACGACTCGCTCGACACCTTCGGTGTGCACGGCGTGGGCGGCACCCTGGGCGCCATCCTCA
This genomic window from Roseimicrobium gellanilyticum contains:
- a CDS encoding DUF2059 domain-containing protein, whose translation is MKILKTTFLAAFILPAALLHAEPSAENLAAAKKLADTINLKEQMDAGFAAMMPMVDQLSQQLKLDAAGKAELVQLYKDWFEKDLDQAKMMGNIVTLYAETFTVQELDGLRDFYQTPLGKKALKVLPEIMQKGAQLGMDEAKTKEQALMTRLNAFIEKHKPKN
- a CDS encoding ammonium transporter — encoded protein: MIRTHILGKTQLVALAAAAILTGGSWLSAQDAPAPAPAPAPAAAEAAAPAEPADPTLEQRVADIEAYMNNVQRPTDPPAGEERKVKSNIPGPGPGHNAWQMTSSALVLFMTLPGLFLFYGGLVRRKNVLSVIAQCMGIAGLVAILWWAVGYSLSFGGTGKFLGDTSMAFLKGVEPGNTGAGYWWISDVMWCIFQLTFAIITPALIIGAIAERMKFISVLIFVAIWMFAVYFPFAHMVWSTSGFMCGPLNKEATIKAIDFAGGTVVHMTSGWSALVLCLILGPRKGYGKEPMPPHSMVLCAIGTGMLWVGWYGFNAGSALGADAIASNAFGTTTFAAATAGFTWGVLEWILRGKPSVLGFCSGIVAGLVVITPAAGFVTLTSSVIMGVLAGVVPFIACIFIKKALGYDDSLDTFGVHGVGGTLGAILTGVFADEKANSVVGGLKDGLLMEQLKAVGLTIVWAVVATAVIAFIVKAIVGLRATPEVEESGLDLPEHGEAGYEMH
- a CDS encoding prenyltransferase/squalene oxidase repeat-containing protein produces the protein MLPHSLQKRATRFLVSVLGAGLCVGSSLPSQAQAPGDAEAPPISPAVKQSVDRAVAWLLQQQRAQGCYLDENRGDAVPQHSGAITSLVIMALSSVGHMPTDPTPEGRSLNRALRFMVDNVVPTDTGYLGQADRSRMYGHGIMSLMYAEMVGQTLDDEMDKKIRSRLQRAVDVIMRSQDVVKSEANRGGWRYEPGSSDSDISVSVWQVMSLRAAKNAGLDVPKEAIDKAVEYIKRSYRSDRNPDGTPKNMEAAFSYEPYGGRQTFSTTAAGILSLQVCGEYEAPEVIGGANFLMKNPPAPSEAWFFYGTYYYAQGMYQRGGEQAAVARQKTEQMLLELQQPNGSWQPRNGNERSAGPVYATALALLSLSVHHHFLPIYQK